One Carassius gibelio isolate Cgi1373 ecotype wild population from Czech Republic chromosome A7, carGib1.2-hapl.c, whole genome shotgun sequence DNA window includes the following coding sequences:
- the LOC128017466 gene encoding GTPase IMAP family member 7-like, whose protein sequence is MGSCVSMPERRIVLLGRKGDGKSSAGNTILGEKVFTPKVAGDSVKAICEIRKKSRYGSKITVIETPGFFDTDHDDKEIKSEIIKAMVECAQGVDAFVIVLKVGEYTSQEIKVLQQCLKTLKEDAFDHTVILFTFGEQLEDQTIEEFLKANSQLQKLVDKCGGRCQVIDNKYWKKRKRGNKSNKVQVKNLLESVAKIRHKNGCFTNELFQKIEKQIQEEIGKMGGENLPPEEKQEKAKKNVQEKILEKAAGMTTELLFGALLGVCGAVAIILAFLQTTFPSRALQNVASTVVRVVGGAVGGVVVGAFGGAREAETGVTDPEEAAMKTGEKAGGTSTETGEKSGEGGAGVLGVAAFAGAVGERVSGWNAGESVNAVIEAAQLNYEKATAVAENIQQYVGNLFNNRAKTED, encoded by the exons ATGGGAT ccTGTGTGTCTATGCCAGAGAGAAGGATTGTGCTTTTAGGAAGGAAAGGTGATGGAAAAAGCAGCGCCGGGAACACAATTCTTGGAGAAAAAGTATTCACCCCTAAAGTTGCGGGTGATTCAGTAAAAGCTATATGTGAAATAAGAAAGAAGAGCCGATATGGAAGCAAGATCACAGTTATCGAAACACCTGGATTCTTTGACACAGATCATGATGATAAGGAGATTAAATCTGAGATCATCAAAGCTATGGTTGAATGTGCTCAAGGTGTTGATGCCTTTGTGATCGTTCTAAAGGTCGGAGAGTACACAAGCCAAGAAATTAAGGTGCTACAGCAATGTCTGAAAACACTGAAAGAGGATGCGTTTGACCACACAGTGATCTTATTCACTTTTGGTGAGCAACTAGAAGACCAGACCATTGAAGAGTTTCTGAAGGCCAATTCACAGCTTCAGAAGCTGGTTGATAAATGTGGAGGTCGATGTCAAGTCATCGACAACAAATACTGGAAAAAACGTAAACGGGGGAACAAGAGCAACAAAGTACAGGTGAAAAATCTGCTGGAGAGTGTTGCCAAGATTAGACACAAGAACGGCTGCTTCACCAATGAGCTTTTTCAAAAGATAGAGAAACAAATTCAAGAAGAGATTGGAAAAATGGGAGGGGAAAATTTGCCTCCAGAAGAGAAACAAGAAAAAGCCAAGAAAAATGTTCAGGAAAAAATACTGGAGAAGGCTGCAGGAATGACAACAGAATTGCTGTTTGGTGCTCTTCTGGGCGTATGTGGTGCAGTGGCTATCATTCTGGCTTTCTTACAAACGACCTTCCCTTCAAGAGCATTACAAAATGTAGCCTCAACTGTTGTAAGAGTTGTTGGAGGAGCTGTTGGAGGAGTTGTAGTTGGAGCTTTTGGAGGAGCAAGAGAAGCAGAGACAGGAGTAACAGATCCTGAGGAAGCAGCAATGAAAACAGGAGAAAAAGCAGGAGGAACATCAACAGAAACAGGAGAAAAATCAGGAGAAGGAGGAGCGGGTGTTCTTGGAGTTGCAGCTTTTGCAGGAGCTGTTGGAGAAAGAGTCAGTGGATGGAATGCAGGCGAGTCAGTGAATGCGGTGATCGAGGCAGCACAGCTTAACTACGAGAAAGCAACAGCTGTGGCTGAGAACATACAACAATATGTTGGAAATCTTTTCAataatagagcaaaaacagaagattaa